A single window of Drosophila suzukii chromosome 3, CBGP_Dsuzu_IsoJpt1.0, whole genome shotgun sequence DNA harbors:
- the LOC108018422 gene encoding uncharacterized protein: MLFVLFVCLVVIPEALFLTPKSYEVTLLSLTWAENSWPYDFKNIRLIGREHLVNGTFTILEDLNDENCVFSTEIYHDPARDGNFKLMPFSMPAMGVCTFFNDYGYYFTDSIKKENTDLFINKTDCVFPKGTHFLKNIAISTDNWPPILARGNIRHVASIFKNGVLSGTYNITSSIDDRVLKF, from the exons ATGTTGTTCGTTCTGTTCGTTTGTCTCGTGGTCATCCCCGAAGCGCTG tttctGACACCAAAGTCCTATGAAGTGACCTTGCTATCCCTTACCTGGGCAGAAAACTCATGGCCTTatgactttaaaaatatccGACTCATTGGCCGCGAACATTTAGTGAATGGAACTTTCACAATTCTCGAGGATCTTAACGATGAAAACTGTGTATTCTCCACAGAGATCTACCACGATCCTGCTCGCGACGGCAACTTTAAGCTCATGCCCTTTTCTATGCCAGCTATGGGAGTTTGCACTTTCTTCAATGACTATGGATACTACTTTACGGATAGTATTAAAAAAGAGAACACTGATCTTTTCATCAACAAGACTGACTGCGTGTTTCCGAAAGGAACGCACTTTCTGAAAAACATTGCCATCAGTACGGATAATTGGCCGCCAATATTGGCCCGCGGAAATATCAGGCATGTTGcgtcaatttttaaaaatggagtACTATCCGGCACCTATAATATAACCTCCTCTATTGATGACCGCGTTCTTAAATTCTGA
- the LOC108018418 gene encoding uncharacterized protein: MNFSWLTIFILALFAMTVSAKNCPAPFEKSGNKCTAKRTIRGDCPPGSQYSANVNLCVYKH; encoded by the coding sequence ATGAACTTCTCGTGGCTCACCATCTTCATCCTGGCCCTCTTCGCCATGACTGTTTCGGCCAAGAACTGCCCAGCTCCCTTTGAGAAGAGTGGTAACAAGTGCACCGCCAAGCGCACCATTCGTGGAGATTGCCCCCCTGGATCCCAATACAGTGCCAATGTCAACCTGTGTGTCTACAAACactaa
- the LOC118876775 gene encoding uncharacterized protein, with protein sequence MLLKCTWLLLLVLSLMAGAFASSGCPVGYKSESNKCTIERPVHGSCPTGSTYSLNINKCVHS encoded by the coding sequence ATGCTGCTGAAATGTACTTGGCTTTTGCTGTTGGTCCTGTCTTTGATGGCAGGAGCCTTTGCCAGCAGCGGATGTCCTGTGGGTTATAAATCCGAGAGCAACAAATGCACGATTGAGCGTCCCGTCCACGGATCCTGTCCCACCGGATCCACCTACAGCCTCAACATCAACAAGTGTGTTCACTCCTAA
- the LOC108018419 gene encoding uncharacterized protein: protein MGKSTSVGAKRARMRTRTDEAGGDEDGLYITLQPPSNMNFSWLTIFVLALFAMTVLAQNCPAPFEKSGNKCTAKRTIRGECPPGSQYSANVNLCVYKH from the coding sequence ATGGGAAAATCAACAAGTGTTGGGGCTAAACGGGCCCGAATGAGGACCAGAACTGATGAGGCTGGTGGTGATGAGGATGGTTTGTATATTACCTTGCAGCCTCCAAGCAACATGAACTTCTCGTGGCTCACCATCTTCGTCCTGGCCCTCTTTGCCATGACTGTTTTGGCCCAGAACTGCCCAGCTCCCTTCGAGAAGAGTGGTAACAAGTGCACCGCCAAGCGCACCATTCGAGGAGAGTGCCCCCCTGGATCCCAATACAGTGCCAATGTCAACCTGTGTGTCTACAAGCactaa